A window of Fibrobacter sp. UWR3 contains these coding sequences:
- a CDS encoding glycosyl hydrolase family 5 — MKRRLFKLMVAAGAVAMVCACGDDAASNNATNPNAGNDPGSSAIDNPVYSSGVVDPGNVTDPTNPMSSAGVAQNPNDPLSSGAEPFSSGSLVPGSSAGVVPESSSSKEPELDASGFPTLESYGPPPAEYTKDISATAKRGWNTRYWDACKPHCSWLRENANDVTRADTSSDEAYLADYGTARNCNIHDVEVPTFTLGDVSKSWFGYNGTRSACGDEKEKGVFTCTDMAPIAVNDTLSYAYVAGTADSKCGKCYHLQYDGHFANEMENNPPRETHKALKGKHMIVMASNIGMDVAGGNPNLPAGQFDLMVPGGGVGAFDALTTQVHKGAGFNWGAGFGGFLTECQNQLGYDATLVAYQTCIKDMCDAAFGDAGLPNLLRGCHWFADWYKAADNPTYYIEEVDCPQYLIDHYMSRFNTTTTTNIKKVTDWSTYKEGDVLDTLHCWKAGEAPPEDGWVNPSAGCDNP; from the coding sequence ATGAAACGTAGATTGTTCAAGTTGATGGTTGCGGCCGGTGCGGTCGCAATGGTTTGCGCTTGCGGCGACGATGCCGCTTCGAACAACGCCACCAATCCGAACGCGGGCAATGATCCAGGTTCCAGCGCGATCGACAATCCGGTTTATTCGTCCGGTGTGGTTGACCCGGGCAATGTGACGGACCCGACCAACCCGATGTCATCGGCAGGCGTCGCCCAGAATCCGAATGACCCGTTATCGAGCGGCGCAGAACCGTTCTCCAGCGGCTCGTTGGTTCCGGGCTCCAGTGCCGGCGTAGTTCCCGAAAGCTCCAGCAGCAAGGAACCGGAACTTGACGCGAGCGGATTCCCAACGCTTGAATCTTATGGCCCGCCTCCTGCCGAATACACCAAGGACATCAGCGCCACGGCAAAACGCGGCTGGAATACCCGCTACTGGGACGCCTGCAAGCCGCACTGTTCCTGGCTTAGGGAAAACGCTAACGATGTGACTCGTGCAGACACGTCTTCCGATGAGGCGTACCTTGCCGACTATGGCACAGCACGTAACTGCAACATTCACGATGTCGAAGTGCCTACCTTTACCTTGGGTGATGTGTCGAAGTCCTGGTTCGGTTACAACGGGACCAGAAGCGCTTGCGGCGATGAAAAGGAAAAGGGCGTGTTCACCTGCACCGACATGGCGCCTATAGCCGTGAACGATACACTTTCTTATGCATACGTTGCGGGCACTGCCGATAGCAAGTGCGGCAAGTGCTATCACTTGCAGTACGATGGCCACTTCGCGAACGAAATGGAAAACAACCCGCCAAGGGAAACTCACAAGGCTCTCAAGGGCAAACACATGATCGTGATGGCCTCTAACATCGGTATGGATGTGGCTGGCGGCAATCCTAATCTTCCGGCGGGTCAGTTCGACTTGATGGTGCCGGGTGGTGGCGTGGGCGCCTTTGACGCTCTTACAACTCAGGTTCACAAGGGTGCTGGTTTTAACTGGGGCGCAGGTTTTGGCGGGTTCCTGACCGAATGCCAGAACCAACTCGGCTACGACGCTACTCTCGTCGCATACCAGACGTGCATTAAGGATATGTGCGACGCGGCTTTCGGCGACGCCGGCCTCCCGAACCTGTTGCGCGGTTGCCACTGGTTTGCCGACTGGTACAAGGCTGCAGACAATCCGACCTACTACATCGAAGAAGTAGATTGTCCGCAGTACTTGATCGACCATTACATGAGCCGATTCAATACCACTACGACAACCAATATCAAGAAGGTGACGGACTGGTCCACATACAAGGAAGGCGACGTGCTCGATACGCTCCATTGCTGGAAGGCAGGCGAGGCTCCCCCGGAAGACGGTTGGGTAAATCCGAGCGCCGGTTGCGATAATCCGTAG